DNA sequence from the Colletotrichum destructivum chromosome 9, complete sequence genome:
TTAGCTAAGGATCTCGGCAAGCGCACTTCTAGTCCTAACATCACATCACTCACGCTCCGTTTCGACGGCCGCCTAGGTGGCCACTGGCTGCCGTTCGACGAGCTCATCACGGTCTGGTGTTCGCCGCACCCAGCCGTTAGCTGTGTTGGAACAACCGTGGGAAGAAGACGCGCTCTCGACAAGGGAGCTTTGCGGGAGCTGTCTCtactaggtaggtaggtaggtaggtaggtaggtccGGGTATAACGTAATACAGGTAGGGTATGTAAGAGGGATGAACGTGTGGCGGCAGCGTCTAGGTTTATTGGATGTAAGCCATATGAAGTTCAATCTTCCCAAGAAATTGACTGTTGCTTCAATCAACCCTATCAGGCCCTATTGCCAGCTGCAGGGGTGTCTAGACAAGAAACTCAACGGCCGGTCATGCTGGCAACAGTTACTGCTGATCTAGGGTTCTGTACTAGGTACGGAGTAGAGGCTGGGCACGTCGCATTGAATGAGAAAGCTCTCCACCCcacccagacccagacctTCTCTTGCCTTTGAGAAGATTCCACCTGCCCAATGACGGGATCAGCACTGTGTAAAAACACCCGCCCAACCATATCAGCACTGTCCTCCCAATCGTCATTCTCGATTCGGCTTAAGAGAGTTTAAGTACTCATGTCGACTTCTCTAAATAACATTgccaaaaaagaaaagaaaaacccAGTCGGCCAACAATGTTCCGAAACCAAGGCACATAGATCTTTCCCTTCCCATTTTTTGGCCGTCATAAGCCGTCGGTGACAACACGGCTCTTTTATGAAGAGGTTTATTTCAAGTATGACGGCAGCAGCTCCCCGCCGGTTTGCTCCGCTGAAGCCTGGCGCTGCACCCAACTCAAACGCACCCCGACTGAAGGGCGTTATCTTTGACGTGGACGGGACATTATGGTATGTTTGAATCCCGACTGTCTGTAGTGAATCAGCCTCATGTTTTCTCCGGTCTCAACCGAGAAATGCGGCCTTTGCTCGAGTCGACTCCAGACCCTCCCGTCTCCTTCGACAAGCATCTGGCACATGAAAGGCCCATCTAGGCCTTGATGCCCAGGCAAGCTCCCAGTGCTCTCTGCGCTTTACTGATCAAGGTTCAGTGAGCCCCAAAACTACATGTTTAGTGAGATGCGCCAGGCACTCGGCATCACCAAATccatcgacatcctcgaccaCATCTACGCCCTCCCCACAAAGGAGGCCCAGGAGACGGCCATGGAATCCATCCGCCAGATTGAGCGTACCGCAATGGCTTCCCAGGTTGCTCAGCCGGGTCTCACCGACCTCATGTCCTacctcgaccgccgcggTGTGCGCAAAGGCATCTGCACCCGCAACTTCGACGCCCCTGTCGCCCACCTGCTCGGCAAGTTCCTCGAGGGCTCGCTCTTCGAGCCCGTCGTCACACGTGACTTCCGCCCGCCCAAACCCGACCCAGCCGGTATCCTCCATATCGCCCGGACCTGGGGACTGGTCAAGCCGGCAAAGTCAGAGGCAGAGCGGGAGCCTCGAGGCGGAATTGTACCTGGAGCCGAAGGCCCCCTAGGCGATGCTAGCGAGTTGATCATGGTTGGAGACTCCATCGACGACATGACGGCGGGCCGGAGGGCTggcgcggcgacggtgtTGCTTGCCAACGAGGTGAATCTGCATCTGGCTGACCATGAGCACACTGATTTGGTGATTCATCGGCTGGACGAGCTGATCCCCATTCTCGAAGAAGGGTTCAGTGGCAGGGAGTTGGCGTTTTCAAAATGAAAAAGCAGTATTCGGGTGGTGCTTTCCAGACGGCTTTCTACTGACTTATACAATCTTTGGCTGGTCAGTCATCTCAATGACACGTCCTCGGGCAGCAATGAAAGGTCACACAGGGTAGGAAATGCACAATGAATGCCCAAGCGTTCATCACTTTGTCTAGAGAGTAGAGTACGCCTCCAATGAAATCCGTCCTCCAAGCATGCCAGATACGTTGTCCCTTACATGGGTGGCCCTTTTGCGACAAAATCCATACCGTCCTGGCCCCAGCCGATCAAGGTCATTCTGTCCAAGCCAGCAAAATGGCTTAACCATCGGCAACTTCAAGACGCCCGTATTTGCAAGAGACAGGATGATACCATGCATACGCCGAatgatgccgatgaagagAGCGAAGAAAACTCTACTGTGGGCAGGCCACCTGCCCGGCAGTTGGGCCTTCGCGGTGATATAGAAGTCCGACAGTCTTTGTGTTGTTTCTAGATAAAAGGGTCTTCCAAGCCAGCAACATTGTCTGCGCGACACTTTCTACGGCATCTGATATCGAGTGCCGGTACCCGTTGAGACGGGTAGATCGGGGCTGACGCGATCGCGCGTTCCGCTGGATTATCATACGCGGGCCGAAAAGCCGTCTGCGCAGACAAATTGCAGGTCCTAAGCCCTAGATCGAAAGATGACTCTGGTTGTTGTAGCGAAACAGCGCGACCCAAGGCTCTATTATGCGGTGTTGCTTCTTGGTATGACTGAGGCACATCGCCTTGGATATAGTTGAAGCCCTCCTGCGACTAGTTGGAGGTACCATTGTACACATCGCTCGCGTAGCTCCTGGGTGCCGGGGGCATACCAAAGGTTGCCTGTCGCCTGTTCTCGCGTCTTGGGTCGTCAGGAGTGCTCTTACGTGGAGGGGCCGGCGGCAGGGGGCCGCCAGGTGCCGGGCGAACAGGCAAGCTGAAAGAAGCAGCGTTGGCGCTCACGGGCCCTGCGCTATTCGGATACTCGCCAGCTTTGGGGATCGAATTGGTTGTAACAATCCTCTGTCCCATGCCAGGATGCCCACCCGGCTGTCGACTGCTCATGGTGTTGAGCCCGTTTCGAGTGGGGGAGCGATTAGAGTGGCTAACGGGTTCTCGTGGAGAGATGATGCCAGCGCCCGCAATGGGGATCTCTCCCGAAGTCGGCGTGTCGAGGGATCGATCATTTCCAGACCCGCCATGGTAGGTCGGCGAGTCGCTCGAGTTCAGGAGATCGCGAGTGGCCGGTGACAGTTGAGGTGCCAAATGAGACTTGCGGTTGTCTCTCTCCATCATTCCGACCGCCCATTCTCTCAAGTCGACCGGTGTTCTCTTGGCAGCTTGGACAAACGGGTCACGGTCCTACAGGGTAAATGTCAACAGAAGAATCCAGGCTGTCATGGTTGGCTTTAGACTTACAAAAAGTTCCTGGGGAGTCGGCCGTTCGTCGGGAACCTTTGACAGACACTTTTGAATCATGTCTTCCAAGATTGAGGGAAATGCATCGCTCTTTGGTAGTCTCGGCGCGGGCTCGTGTACAATTTGCTGCAGAAGATCCAGAATACCTGCCGGTGCACACTCGCCGTCCGAAAGTTGCTCGCTCGCGTTGAATGGAAACTTTCCAATAGCCATCTCCATTATGGTGAGACCGAAACTCCAGACATCCGACTTGACTGTGTACTTCTCACCCTGAATTCGCTCGGGGGCCATGTATGTCGATGTTCCGACAAAAGTATCTGCAACGGAGTTGATGAGTTCACCAGAAACGCCAAAGTCGCACAGCTTGATGCTTCCTCTGGAGTTGACAAGGATGTTGGACGGCTTGATATCCCGGTGCATAATGTGGTGCTTCGAGTAGAGGTAGGTCAGACCTCCCAGCGTCGCCACTGCGATTTTGCCCAGTACATCGACTCGAACCGGGCCAAAGACCTTCGAAACTCGATCAAGGGCACTGGATACGAATTAATATTAGATTGCAAGGCCATTTGAAACAAAGCCAAACCTACCCGACGTCCATATATTCCATACACATGATGACATCGTTGTGATCGTTCAGGAAAGCGCCGTAGAAGTTGACAATGTACTCGGACGAGCAACCATGCATGATCTGGAGCTCACGAACAATGCGCTTACGCATCTCCTTCTTGGCTTCCACGTGGATAACCTAGAATCGGTCAATGTCGAGTCCATACATGCATTCAATGAGGCCACTGACCTTGCGTGCCATAACGGTTCCAGTCAAAACATGTCTGACTTTGCTGACAGTGCCTCCATTTCCGGAGCCAAGCTCCTTCAGAATCTCGAGGTCCTCTGGTCTCAGGTCCAGCTTGTACTCGATGCCGATTTCCAACTGCGCCGACTGGTCCCCGCCATCCTTATCGCGAGGATCGTATCCAGCTCTGCTGGTTTCAGCGGTTGGGGGCGGCTTGGGCGCAGCAGGCGTCAAAGCGAGACCCTTGACGTTCTTGCGCTTCATAGATCGAGGCGCAAAAGGATCGGCCATGTTGGGCTACGGATTCTCGCTCGCAGAGTGAAAATGAAACGAACCGAAAGTGAAGCTGAAGTACACTAAGAGGTCGCTGTCATGCCTTGCTGACCGGTCGAGGAAAGTTGTATGCTCCCCGAAGAAGCGTTTTCCCGCGCCGTATCTAGAACTGTACCTGCTGTCTCTGATTTCCAAGCCGTCGGCAGTCGTGACTGCTGCGTGCTGCGCAGCGGTTATATCGCAAAGAGGAGGCTGAACACTGGCTGGGGAAGATACAAGATAGTAGTCGCGCCGCCTGATCGGTATAGCAATCCGGATTGCCACTGAAGTCGCGATTATCGGCGCTggtcggagaagaaggggggcgAGGGCTAGGTGTGAATGGTCGGGAGTATTGAGGTCAGTGTGTGATTGTAGAGCGACTTGCGTGCCGACGAGGTCTGAGGCGAATTTTAGTATCTGGCGATGCAGTGATGGACAGTATCCGAGGTCGACAAGTGGCTGCAGGAAAGGGGGCCAAGAGGGGCGTTAGGATGGCTCGAAATTTATCGGTGTGATTGTTCTCGATGGTGTCCCCGTTTCGGCCAAGGTGGGGTTGggaggtaaggtaggtagggagGCGACTCCGAGAATGggcgaggggggaggggcaaaCGAGCAAGAAATAGGCAACGTGCTCCGTGTTGCTGGATAGGAGTAAATGAGAAAGCCTGGTAGAAGTAAATGAGGTTGCTCTCGATCAGTAAATCGGTGATACGTGGGTCGGGACGGGATGTTGaaaagaggagaggagggggaagagggggttGAGAAGTACGGATAGAGTGGCCACACAACCTAGTACATGgccgagcagaagaagcagaaaaACCAGGTGCAGAAGGTAAGAGGTGAGGAAGAGAGTGGTGTCGGTCGGGTCAAACAAAGGTTCGCTTTCACTTTGACACGGCcagcacacacacccacccaccagGACGATGGTACAATGTGTCAGGAGCCCAGGTGCAGCCAGAGCAGCCCACCAGAGCCCACGGTCCAGTCCGGTCCCGTCCGGTCTAGTGTCAAGACACAGGTCTCCAGCACATCAAGTCAACAAATGAGGGCTCAGAAATGGTTTCGGATCTAAAGGCGGCTTGCTGTATCCGTATTTCTTGTTCGAGACCTGAACCTGGGCATCCCCGGGGGGTTGGCTTCAGGTACCAATccccgcgccggcgacagcGCCAGTAGGAACTGGgcttttcttcttatccTTCCCCTTTTCCAGTCCTTTCAGGCGGAGTTGGTCTTGTTTTCGCCTTCGACTGACTGGAGGAGAATGGTCCTCCTTCGTTCTTCGAGTACGATGGAAAAATCATGCCAAGACCTGGACAAAGCGACATGATCCAAACGGGTCAGAGGCGCTAGACGGGGCCAGTGTTTTAAAAACGTCAAGACCCAGCTCCGGAGTACGGAATAAAGGTGACTTGACGCACGTTTTAGAGCCACAGTAGCAGCAAACCGCCTGACTTCCTAGGGGACCCTGCAGTTCCGTGGAGCCAGCAACGAGTCCACGACTGAGCGACGAGGTGGGATGGGAATGGATCTCTCAACCTTGTCTAGACCAGGGAGCCAGGTGCCAGGGGCCTCGGGAGAAGTCAGGGAAGGACCTCCTATCTTACCTCATGGCCACTGACACATCAGCTACAAAGAGTCTGCACAGTCCATCGCTTCATCTTATTCTTTTGCAAGTCGAGCCGGGCGCCGCTTCACCTCGACTCTTCAACGACCAGACTTGGCCTTCTGATCTATCGCTTAGCACACCTGAGAAACAACCCCAACGGCGTGAACAGCACTAACACCGCCTGTCTCTTCAACAAGCTGTTCTCTCCTGGTCCGGCAACCGCCAATGCAATTTGGCAGGGCAGAAAATTCTGTCATCCATACAACACAGTATTAGTGTACCTAAATAGAGCCTGAAGCGCCTATGAGAGACACGCGCGCCCCGTCTCTCTCGTTAAGAATAGCAGTGTTCCTCGTCCGTTCTTGTCAGTGTCCATCAATGATCGCCCATCCTTCGGGCTTCACTCTCCTTCACACAACAATCGAGTCCAATCGAATCGCCGTCTCCATCACACTAATGCCCATCACTCCAGAGCATGGCTCGCCGCCAGGAGATCTGGGCGTCGTCTTTACGCCTCATGTAAGCCGAGGACTGCCACACTGTGTGTCGTGAGGCGACCTGGGCATTTAGGTCAACGCTGGTGAGGCACTGAAGAAATCTCACTTTGTCCTTACACCAGGGCCTTGAATCGCAAAACGGCCTGGTGTCTCAACGTcttgccgcccgcccccATTGGTTTCTCACACCCCAAATCAATTAGCATCATTGCATGCCTGTGTGTCGTGTCTTGTCTGCTTCCTGACAGGCTCCAGATAGATGGCTGCCCAGGCGCGAAAGTTGCCAGCCAGTCGCTGCATGATGGATCTGTGGCGTACTAGTTGGTGTTGTAAAAGCGCTTCCTTCCCCGCGACTCCCTTGCCTGTGTCATGTTGATGGACAAAATTTTAGTAGAAAACCATGAGGTGCTCCTATTCAACTCCCTTTTGGCTATACTTCTAATCTCGGACTCGAAACAGCATCacagggagggggggtgcATCGGGTACTTATCCTCTATTGTGTTGCCCCCTCCTTCTGATGGGCATGCCTGGATTCGTGGTCGGCATGGGCCGGGCTGAAGCAGGATATCCAAGTCAGCAGTCTCGTACCGAAATATTTGTTACACACAGCCGACCCAAGACAGTTTCTTTTTGGAACCCTCACTACTGGCGGTGCCGATAACAGCTTAGTGCGTCTCCAGCAATGCACGCTGCTACCTATTACGAGAAGCACGAGCTGTTGACTTAAGTACCTTCCTCCTCAGTGGGTTGATAAACATGGCTCGTCTTCTGCAAGTCGCAACGCTGTGACCCTAGTCCTAGGTGCAGTATCCAGTAGAGTCATGAACGAGGTCCTTGAGCGGCGGGATGTGGGTAAGTGAGCCTGGGGTTAGCCAGTTTTCGGAAATCTGGGATTCATGATAGCGAGCAAGGGATGGGGAATCAAAACTGATTGCACGTGAAATATATGACATCGGATAAACCGATAAGATAAGTCTTTTTGGCCTCCGTGGACGGATCAACCACCTCACCAGCCTCAGTAGGGCTGAGCAGCCAGACGAGGCTGAAGCCTGGGTCCTTGACTTGGAAGGCGCGCTGGAGCAACCTGGGGGGTCCAAGCTCTCAATTATTCCAGCGCAAGTCTGAGCAGCGGCGACTGAAATTTGCCTGGGCTAGGACGCCTTCTGTCAACTTTCACATATCTTTTCTTCGATCATCTAGGAACCACGTCCCGACTTCGATTTAAACAGACGTGGGGTTCTACGTCTGTTTTCGGGTTTAAGTCTGGCCGGTTGACGCTAGCCAGCACAACGCGCCCCCAAGATCCCTATCGGACACGACGTGACTTTCAACACGCGCTGCGACTTGCACTCCTGGCTACTTGAAGATGAGCAACTCAATGCGAGATttcgtcgatggcgaggctgagatcgacgatgaggatgaggagtCCATAGACGAAGACGTGGTTTCTTCGCGCAGAAGGAATGCGGCTCCGGAGGATTCTtctgaagaggaagaggacgacgaagacgaggaggaggcgcgtAAAGTAGGCAATGTTGTCCAATGGCGATTTTGTGACGCACTATTCTGACACTTGCAGATTCGCGAAGGATTTATTGTggatgaggacgaagaggaggaagaaggtgaggacgaggatgcccACGAACGAAAGCGAAAACGAGAGCACCGCGacagagaagaggaagagcagCTAGATGAGGACGACTTGGAGCTAATCGGAGAACAAATCGAACGCCGTGCACCCACACAGGTACGATATCATGGAAGCGAAGTTTAAGACATCTTGCTGATGTACACTTTAGCCTAAGTTCAAGCGTCTCAAACGGGGCCATCGCGACGAAGATGACCGTGGCCCGGAGCGACGCGGCTTGGAGGACATGTTTtctgatgacgacgaagaagccaacGAGTCTCGACCCTACAACCGCTCCAACTACCGATCACAAGCCGATGAATTCGACGACTTTATTGAAGAAGACTACccggaagacgaagacgaacgCGCGCGCCAACTtgaagatgccgaggttgCCCGACCTCGTGACAAGGGTGTGGGAGGTGTCGTCGATACCGCTGGTCTTGACAAAGACGCTTTGGAGGATATGGAGGCCATCTTCGGAAACGGAGAAGACTATGACTGGGCTCTTCAGatggaggacgaagaagaagatcgtGAGCGCGAGGAGCAGGTCATTGAGCTCAAAGATGTCTTCGAGCCGTCGCAactcaaggagaagctcttgaccgacgaggacaacCAGATCCGGTTTACGGACGAGCCTGAAAGGTTCCAGCTGGATCGGAAGCCCTTTAAGCACTTGCAAATCAGCGCTGAGCAATTCAAGGAAGAGGCTCGGTGGATTGCGGGCCTGATGTGGCCCAAAAAGCTACTCCAATCCGAGCTGCATGGACCTTTCACTAAGGCCATCGGCAAGGTTCTGGagttcttcgtcgtcgatgacgtgGAGGTCCCCTATGTTTTCCAGCATCGCAAGGACTATCTGATTCacgcgaagaagacgaaaaaCCCAGACCACCGCGATGATCCCGACGCCCCTGAGTGGATTGTTAGTGCAGACAAATTGCTCACCCAGGACGATCTGTGGCGCATCCTGGAACTCGACATCAAGTTCCGGTCGCTCATCGAGAAGCGGAATGCTCTGGAGAAGACGCTCGAGAACCTCAAGTCGACTTCGAGCTTCAAGGACGCCGTGCTCGAGGACATGATTCCTCAGGCTGCAACAATGGAGGAACTGCAAGACCTTCAAGACTACCTTCATTTCCAGTACGCCTCCGAGCTCAAGGACATGTCCTCGATCAACGGCAATGGTAGTCAGATGAAGCGCCCAGGCTCAAAATCAAATCTTTTCGACAGAGTCAGGCGGAGCAAGGCCTTCGGTTTCGTCCGCGCTTACGGTATCACTCCGGATCGGTTCGCCCAAAACACGCTTCGCGAAGGGAACAAGGTTtgggccgacgacgacagccaACTTCCCGACGATCTTGCCGACTCTCTTACCGATGAGGAGTTTCAAACTGGCGATACAGTCATGTACGCTGCTCGCCAAATGTACGCAGAAGAACTCTTCGTCAACCCTCGTATGCGCAAGCATTTCAGGGTCAACTTTTACCAAATGGGCGAGATCAGTTGTCGTCGGACAGAGAAGGGCTTGAAGAAGATTGATGAATCGCACCCGTTCTATGAGGTCAAATATCTCATCAATCAAACCATTGCCGATGTCGCTCGCCAGCCGGATCTATATCTCAAGATGATGAAGGCTGAAGAGGAGGGCCTCATTGAGGTCAAGCTTACATTGGAGAACGACGATGGGTTCAAGCGCCAATTGCGCCAGGAGTTCATCTCAGACAACTACAGTGAGCTCGCTGATCGCTGGAACGAGGAACGCCAAAAGgtcctcgaccttgtcgtcCCCCGCTTGTCCAAGATCATCGCCAAGGGTGTCAAGGAGTCGCTTCGCACTGCCTGCCAGGAGGAGGTCCTCAAAACCTGCCGTGAGGAATACTCCAAGAGGCTCGACCAAGCACCGTACAAACCCAAGGGCATGATTCTGGGCACGGTGCCTCGCATCATCACTTTATCCAACGGCATGGCGGATCCAGCTCGTGACCCCACATGTTGGGCCTCggttgaggaagacggccgggTCATTGAGCAGGGCAAACTGGGCAATCTGGCTCGTGACGAACGTGCTCGTGAAGAGTTTGTTGAGATTGTCAATAGACGCCGCCCTGATGCCATTGGTGTGAGCGGGTGGTCCGCCGATACCcagaagctcgtcagagACTTGGAGAGCTTGATCAGCGAGAAGGGCCTGATGGGGCCCGAGTTCGATGACCCTGAGCTTGGCGAGTACCGCACCGAGCCGCTCGAAGTAATTGTTGTGAATGACGAAGTGGCTCGTCTATACAAGGACAGTCCTCGAGCGGTCGCCGAGCACCCTACCCTCAGTTCCCTCACAAGATACTGCATTGCCTTGGCTCACTACATGCAGAACCCGCTCAAGGAGTATGCGGCCCTCGGAAAGGACGTCACTTCCCTGGCTTTCCATCCCTGTCAAAACCTGCTGCCACAAGAGAAGTTGCTCAAGCACCTTGAGTCGGCAATGGTCGACATGGTCAATCTCTGCGGTGTAAACATTAACGAGGCCGTGGGCGACTCCTATACGGCTAACCTGCTACCGTATGTCGCGGGTCTCGGTCCCCGAAAAGCCACGAGTGTTATCAAAGCCATCAATGCAAACGGCGGAGCCGTCAGCAGCAGAgacgagcttgtcggcgaccCCGACAGCGGAAAGCTTCCGGTGGTGGGCCCCAGAGTGTGGAACAACTGCGCCAGCTTTCTGTTCATCGACTACGACGCAACGAATCCCACCTCGGACCCTCTCGACAACACTCGTGTTCATCCCGAGGATTACGAGCTGGGCCGCAAGATGGCAGCTGACGCTTTGGAActtgacgaggaagatgttAAGGCGGAGACTGATCACAACGGTCCTGGGGCTATTGTCCGCAAGCTGTTCAAGGAAGACGAACAGGAGAAAGTTAACGAACTCATCCTGGAAGAATACGCAGAGCAACTCGAGCGGAACTACAGCCAGAGGAAGCGCGCCACACTTGAAACCATCCGCGCTGAGCTTCAGGCGCCGTACGAAGAGTTGCGCCGCAACTTTGCACCTCTTGGACCTCACGATATATTCACCATGTTCACCGGTGAGACGAAGGATACTCTTGCTCAAGGCATGATCATCCCTGTCAACGTACGCGTAGTTAAAGACGATTTCGCTATCGTCAAACTGGACTGCGGCATAGAGGGCCGTATCGAGTCACACGATGGTCCCGACGGCGTACGAGTCAGGGGTCTTTTGACAAATGGGCAGACGGTGCAGGCCAAGGTTCTCGAGATAAATTACAAAGACTTTCTTGCCAAGCTCTCTGCGAGAGATGCCGAGGTCAAACGACCGTATAAGCGCCCGCTGTACCATGGCCATGGGCAGTGGGACGAGAggctggaggcggcggacaGGGAGGAGCTCCGCGAAAAGGACAAGAGTACTGGCCGCACTCAGCGAGTCATCAAGCACCCTCTGTTCAAGCCTTTCAACGGTTTAGAGGCAGAGCAATGGCTCGGCACCCAGGCCGCTGGCGAGGTTATTATTCGTCCCTCCTCAAAGGGTAATGATCATCTAGCTATCACCTGGAAGGTCGCCGATGGTGTCTTTCAGCACGTTGATGTCCTTGAGCTCCAAAAGGAGACCGAGTTCTCCGTTGGCAAGCTGCTGAGGGTCGGCGGCAAATTCACCTACAAGGATTTGGACGAGTTGATCCATGAGCACATAGAGGCTATGTCAAGGAAGGTGGACGAGATGATGCAGCATAAGAAGTTTGAGAAGCGGTCCAAGACGGATCTCGGTAAGTTTTTCTGCGGTCTATGGACTTGGTAGCTGAGAGCATGACTAACATTCACTGC
Encoded proteins:
- a CDS encoding Putative HAD superfamily, haloacid dehalogenase-like hydrolase — its product is MKRFISSMTAAAPRRFAPLKPGAAPNSNAPRLKGVIFDVDGTLCEPQNYMFSEMRQALGITKSIDILDHIYALPTKEAQETAMESIRQIERTAMASQVAQPGLTDLMSYLDRRGVRKGICTRNFDAPVAHLLGKFLEGSLFEPVVTRDFRPPKPDPAGILHIARTWGLVKPAKSEAEREPRGGIVPGAEGPLGDASELIMVGDSIDDMTAGRRAGAATVLLANEVNLHLADHEHTDLVIHRLDELIPILEEGFSGRELAFSK
- a CDS encoding Putative serine/threonine-protein kinase, active, which codes for MADPFAPRSMKRKNVKGLALTPAAPKPPPTAETSRAGYDPRDKDGGDQSAQLEIGIEYKLDLRPEDLEILKELGSGNGGTVSKVRHVLTGTVMARKVIHVEAKKEMRKRIVRELQIMHGCSSEYIVNFYGAFLNDHNDVIMCMEYMDVGALDRVSKVFGPVRVDVLGKIAVATLGGLTYLYSKHHIMHRDIKPSNILVNSRGSIKLCDFGVSGELINSVADTFVGTSTYMAPERIQGEKYTVKSDVWSFGLTIMEMAIGKFPFNASEQLSDGECAPAGILDLLQQIVHEPAPRLPKSDAFPSILEDMIQKCLSKVPDERPTPQELFDRDPFVQAAKRTPVDLREWAVGMMERDNRKSHLAPQLSPATRDLLNSSDSPTYHGGSGNDRSLDTPTSGEIPIAGAGIISPREPVSHSNRSPTRNGLNTMSSRQPGGHPGMGQRIVTTNSIPKAGEYPNSAGPVSANAASFSLPVRPAPGGPLPPAPPRKSTPDDPRRENRRQATFGMPPAPRSYASDVYNGTSN
- a CDS encoding Putative tex-like protein, HTH domain superfamily, producing the protein MSNSMRDFVDGEAEIDDEDEESIDEDVVSSRRRNAAPEDSSEEEEDDEDEEEARKIREGFIVDEDEEEEEGEDEDAHERKRKREHRDREEEEQLDEDDLELIGEQIERRAPTQPKFKRLKRGHRDEDDRGPERRGLEDMFSDDDEEANESRPYNRSNYRSQADEFDDFIEEDYPEDEDERARQLEDAEVARPRDKGVGGVVDTAGLDKDALEDMEAIFGNGEDYDWALQMEDEEEDREREEQVIELKDVFEPSQLKEKLLTDEDNQIRFTDEPERFQLDRKPFKHLQISAEQFKEEARWIAGLMWPKKLLQSELHGPFTKAIGKVLEFFVVDDVEVPYVFQHRKDYLIHAKKTKNPDHRDDPDAPEWIVSADKLLTQDDLWRILELDIKFRSLIEKRNALEKTLENLKSTSSFKDAVLEDMIPQAATMEELQDLQDYLHFQYASELKDMSSINGNGSQMKRPGSKSNLFDRVRRSKAFGFVRAYGITPDRFAQNTLREGNKVWADDDSQLPDDLADSLTDEEFQTGDTVMYAARQMYAEELFVNPRMRKHFRVNFYQMGEISCRRTEKGLKKIDESHPFYEVKYLINQTIADVARQPDLYLKMMKAEEEGLIEVKLTLENDDGFKRQLRQEFISDNYSELADRWNEERQKVLDLVVPRLSKIIAKGVKESLRTACQEEVLKTCREEYSKRLDQAPYKPKGMILGTVPRIITLSNGMADPARDPTCWASVEEDGRVIEQGKLGNLARDERAREEFVEIVNRRRPDAIGVSGWSADTQKLVRDLESLISEKGLMGPEFDDPELGEYRTEPLEVIVVNDEVARLYKDSPRAVAEHPTLSSLTRYCIALAHYMQNPLKEYAALGKDVTSLAFHPCQNLLPQEKLLKHLESAMVDMVNLCGVNINEAVGDSYTANLLPYVAGLGPRKATSVIKAINANGGAVSSRDELVGDPDSGKLPVVGPRVWNNCASFLFIDYDATNPTSDPLDNTRVHPEDYELGRKMAADALELDEEDVKAETDHNGPGAIVRKLFKEDEQEKVNELILEEYAEQLERNYSQRKRATLETIRAELQAPYEELRRNFAPLGPHDIFTMFTGETKDTLAQGMIIPVNVRVVKDDFAIVKLDCGIEGRIESHDGPDGVRVRGLLTNGQTVQAKVLEINYKDFLAKLSARDAEVKRPYKRPLYHGHGQWDERLEAADREELREKDKSTGRTQRVIKHPLFKPFNGLEAEQWLGTQAAGEVIIRPSSKGNDHLAITWKVADGVFQHVDVLELQKETEFSVGKLLRVGGKFTYKDLDELIHEHIEAMSRKVDEMMQHKKFEKRSKTDLEKWLTTYMEANPDRSDYAFCIDPKHPGYFWLCFKASRSSRVNSWPVRVIPGGFELLKQAYPDMRALCNGFKIRYQTEITKMQKGGR